A window of the Streptomyces sp. JB150 genome harbors these coding sequences:
- a CDS encoding sugar ABC transporter ATP-binding protein yields the protein MTHPSDTGPTPVLALQGISKSFGAVRALRDVSLELFPGEVHALAGENGAGKSTLIKTLAGVHRPDTGQVLLDGEPVVFHGPGDARDAGIAVIYQEPTLFPDLSIAENIFMGRQPRRALGRIDHKATRAATAALMRRLGVDLDPDRPARGLSIADQQIVEIAKALSFDARVLIMDEPTAALTGSEVARLFGVVRTLREQGAAVLFISHRLEEIFAICQKVTTLRDGARIASEPLAGMTEDDLVRRMVGRDLDELYPKQDVRPGEVALSVRRLTREGVFTDVSFEVRRGEIVGLAGLVGAGRTEVARAVFGVDRRDAGEVTVDGRPLVNGAPSTAMAAGLALVPEDRRAQGLVMDMSIERNIGLTGLRTTVKAGLMDRGAERSRSLDWAVRLQVKYARIADAVSTLSGGNQQKVVLAKWLATRPKVLIVDEPTRGIDVGTKAEVHRLLSQLAADGVAVLMISSDLPEILGMADRVLVMHEGRLTAEIPRSDATEETVMAAATGRAAA from the coding sequence ATGACCCACCCGTCCGACACGGGGCCGACCCCGGTGCTGGCGCTCCAGGGCATCTCCAAGTCCTTCGGTGCCGTCCGCGCCCTGCGGGACGTGTCCCTGGAGCTGTTCCCCGGCGAGGTGCACGCCCTCGCCGGGGAGAACGGCGCGGGCAAGTCGACCCTCATCAAGACGCTCGCCGGAGTGCACCGGCCGGACACCGGCCAGGTACTGCTCGACGGCGAGCCCGTCGTCTTCCACGGCCCCGGCGACGCCCGCGACGCCGGCATCGCCGTGATCTACCAGGAGCCCACGCTCTTCCCCGACCTGTCGATCGCCGAGAACATCTTCATGGGCCGCCAGCCCCGACGCGCCCTCGGCCGCATCGACCACAAGGCCACCCGCGCCGCGACCGCCGCCCTGATGCGGCGCCTCGGCGTCGACCTCGACCCCGACCGCCCCGCGCGCGGACTGTCCATCGCGGACCAGCAGATCGTGGAGATCGCCAAGGCGCTCTCCTTCGACGCCCGCGTCCTGATCATGGACGAGCCGACCGCCGCGCTCACCGGCAGCGAGGTCGCCCGCCTCTTCGGCGTGGTCCGCACCCTCAGGGAACAGGGCGCCGCCGTCCTGTTCATCTCCCACCGGCTGGAGGAGATCTTCGCGATCTGCCAGAAGGTGACCACCCTGCGCGACGGCGCCCGGATCGCGAGCGAACCCCTCGCCGGGATGACCGAGGACGACCTGGTCCGCCGCATGGTGGGCCGCGACCTCGACGAGCTGTACCCCAAGCAGGACGTGCGACCGGGCGAGGTCGCGCTGAGCGTGCGCCGCCTGACCCGCGAGGGCGTCTTCACCGACGTCTCATTCGAGGTGCGGCGCGGCGAGATCGTCGGACTCGCCGGACTGGTCGGCGCCGGCCGCACCGAGGTCGCCCGGGCCGTCTTCGGCGTCGACCGCCGGGACGCCGGAGAGGTCACCGTGGACGGCAGGCCGCTCGTCAACGGCGCCCCCTCGACCGCCATGGCCGCCGGCCTCGCCCTCGTCCCCGAGGACCGCCGCGCCCAGGGCCTGGTGATGGACATGTCCATCGAGCGCAACATCGGCCTCACCGGTCTGCGTACGACGGTGAAGGCGGGCCTGATGGACCGCGGCGCCGAACGCAGCCGCTCCCTCGACTGGGCGGTGCGGCTCCAGGTGAAGTACGCCCGGATCGCCGACGCCGTCTCCACGCTGTCCGGCGGCAACCAGCAGAAGGTCGTCCTCGCCAAGTGGCTCGCCACCCGCCCCAAGGTGCTGATCGTCGACGAGCCGACGCGCGGCATCGACGTCGGCACCAAGGCCGAGGTGCACCGCCTGCTCTCGCAGCTCGCCGCGGACGGCGTGGCCGTCCTGATGATCTCCTCCGACCTGCCCGAGATCCTCGGCATGGCCGACCGCGTGCTCGTCATGCACGAGGGCCGGCTGACCGCCGAGATCCCGCGCTCCGACGCCACCGAGGAAACCGTGATGGCCGCAGCCACCGGGAGGGCGGCAGCGTGA
- a CDS encoding ABC transporter permease gives MTVTAPEQAPVSDVPEPSGTRFVDRVFRMRELAILVVFLVMIAVTQAGNSEFLSEQGVKDLLLNATILVLVATGQSLVVITRNVDLSVGSTLGISAFAAGTYLQDGGHPVVAVVLAVLMGVGFGLLNGALVSLGQVPALVVTLGTLYIIRGIDSIWVGSRQITAADLPGSFVDFGSGGISAVPYLALIALAVLVATAYYLKHFGSGRELYALGSNPEAARLAGIPVRTRILAAYTVCGALAGLAGAMYLARFGNVDSGTGNGYELTVVSAVVVGGVVFTGGSGSVYGAALGALLLTSINSVLPALGVSSVWVLAINGILLILAIAVDRVVALRVANALKKRNARHA, from the coding sequence GTGACCGTGACCGCCCCCGAGCAAGCCCCCGTGTCCGACGTGCCCGAGCCGAGCGGCACCCGTTTCGTCGACCGCGTCTTCCGGATGCGCGAACTCGCCATCCTCGTCGTCTTCCTGGTGATGATCGCCGTCACCCAGGCCGGCAACAGCGAGTTCCTCTCCGAGCAGGGCGTCAAGGACCTGCTGCTGAACGCCACCATCCTGGTTCTCGTCGCCACCGGCCAGTCCCTGGTGGTGATCACCCGGAACGTCGACCTGTCCGTCGGCTCCACCCTCGGCATCAGCGCCTTCGCCGCCGGGACGTACCTCCAGGACGGCGGCCACCCGGTGGTGGCCGTAGTGCTGGCGGTGCTGATGGGCGTCGGCTTCGGCCTGCTCAACGGCGCGCTCGTCAGCCTCGGCCAGGTGCCCGCGCTCGTCGTCACCCTCGGCACCCTCTACATCATCCGCGGCATCGACTCCATCTGGGTCGGCTCCCGGCAGATCACCGCCGCCGACCTGCCCGGCTCCTTCGTCGACTTCGGCTCCGGCGGCATCTCCGCGGTGCCCTACCTCGCGCTCATCGCCCTCGCCGTCCTGGTCGCCACCGCGTACTACCTCAAGCACTTCGGCAGCGGCCGCGAACTGTACGCGCTCGGCTCCAACCCGGAGGCCGCGCGGCTCGCCGGCATCCCCGTCCGCACACGCATCCTCGCCGCCTACACCGTGTGCGGGGCGCTCGCCGGACTCGCCGGAGCGATGTACCTGGCCCGCTTCGGCAACGTCGACTCCGGCACCGGCAACGGCTACGAACTGACCGTCGTCAGCGCGGTCGTCGTCGGCGGCGTCGTCTTCACCGGCGGCTCCGGCAGCGTCTACGGCGCCGCACTCGGCGCGCTGCTGCTGACCTCGATCAACAGCGTGCTGCCCGCGCTCGGCGTCAGCTCGGTCTGGGTGCTCGCGATCAACGGCATCCTGCTCATCCTCGCCATCGCGGTCGACCGGGTCGTCGCGCTGCGCGTGGCCAACGCCCTGAAGAAGAGGAACGCCCGCCATGCCTGA
- a CDS encoding ABC transporter permease yields the protein MPESLTRAVRWDTVVGALLIVLLLFSFTFVDGFGNALNLSFLIGNTLPIALIALPMTLLVVSGEIDLSVASTAGLSGAVMGALWNQGMAIEAIIPLCLLLGVVCGLVNGLLVTRLGLPSLAVTIGTLAAYRGIAQIVLGSDAVTDFPAPYLDFAAGRIGDTFLPYALLPFLVLLAIAVVALHATPFGRSLFAIGASEEAARFAGIRVRRQKLILFTLTGLMASLTGVFWALHYASARYDNATGLELSVVAAVLLGGIDFDGGKGTLGGAIAGVFLLGALQNVMSLQDVSAQSQIVVTGVLLVLSVLGPRVARQVAVVRARSSG from the coding sequence ATGCCTGAGTCCCTGACGCGCGCGGTCCGCTGGGACACGGTCGTCGGCGCGCTGCTGATCGTCCTGCTGCTGTTCTCCTTCACGTTCGTGGACGGGTTCGGGAACGCGCTGAACCTGTCGTTCCTGATCGGGAACACGCTGCCCATCGCGCTGATCGCGCTGCCGATGACCCTGCTCGTCGTCTCCGGTGAGATCGATCTGTCCGTCGCGTCCACCGCCGGGCTGTCCGGCGCGGTGATGGGCGCCCTGTGGAACCAGGGCATGGCCATCGAGGCGATCATTCCGCTGTGCCTGCTGCTCGGTGTGGTGTGCGGGCTGGTCAACGGGCTGCTCGTGACCAGGCTGGGACTGCCGTCCCTCGCCGTCACCATCGGCACCCTCGCCGCCTACCGCGGCATCGCGCAGATCGTGCTCGGCTCCGACGCGGTGACCGATTTCCCGGCTCCGTACCTGGACTTCGCGGCGGGCCGCATCGGTGACACGTTCCTTCCGTACGCCCTCCTGCCGTTCCTGGTGCTGCTCGCCATCGCCGTCGTCGCGCTGCACGCCACGCCGTTCGGGCGGTCGCTGTTCGCGATCGGGGCGAGTGAGGAGGCGGCGCGGTTCGCGGGGATCCGGGTCAGGCGGCAGAAGCTGATCCTGTTCACGCTGACCGGGCTGATGGCCTCGCTCACCGGTGTGTTCTGGGCCCTGCACTACGCGAGCGCGCGGTACGACAACGCGACGGGGCTCGAACTCTCCGTCGTGGCCGCGGTGCTGCTCGGCGGCATCGACTTCGACGGGGGCAAGGGGACGCTCGGCGGGGCGATCGCCGGTGTCTTCCTGCTCGGCGCGCTGCAGAACGTGATGAGCCTGCAGGACGTCTCGGCGCAGTCGCAGATCGTCGTCACCGGTGTGCTGCTCGTCCTGTCCGTCCTCGGGCCGCGAGTGGCGCGGCAGGTCGCCGTCGTCCGTGCGCGGTCGTCCGGCTAG
- the rhaS gene encoding rhamnose ABC transporter substrate-binding protein, whose translation MRKSSLRRTCTALAAVTSLALALTACGGTTKKDVAAEQGPAAAAGKANPDAELKKGLTVGFLPKQVNNPYFTTADQGGEKALKELGSSYKEVGPSSATDTSGQVSYVNTLTQQQVDAMAVSAQDPGALCTALKQAMSNDIKVVTYDSDTKPDCRNAFVSQASAEDLGRTEVQLLAEQIGYKGEIAILSAAQTATNQNTWIEFMKDELEKPEYKDMKLVEIAYGNDDAQQSFQQTQGLLQEYPNLKGIISPTTVGIKAAAQYLSGSKYKGKVKLTGLGTPNDMRKYVKNGTVEAFELWDPAKLGELAARTAVALASGQITGKEGETFTAGGMGEYTIGEDGVISLGKPTVFDAKNIDDYTF comes from the coding sequence ATGCGCAAGTCCTCCCTCCGCCGCACCTGTACCGCCCTCGCCGCCGTCACCTCCCTCGCCCTCGCCCTCACCGCCTGCGGTGGCACCACCAAGAAGGACGTGGCCGCCGAGCAGGGCCCGGCCGCCGCCGCCGGCAAGGCGAACCCCGACGCCGAGCTGAAGAAGGGCCTCACCGTCGGCTTCCTGCCCAAGCAGGTCAACAACCCGTACTTCACCACCGCCGACCAGGGCGGCGAGAAGGCGCTGAAGGAACTGGGTTCGAGCTACAAGGAGGTCGGACCGTCCAGCGCCACCGACACCTCCGGACAGGTGTCGTACGTCAACACCCTCACCCAGCAGCAGGTCGACGCGATGGCCGTGTCCGCGCAGGACCCGGGCGCCCTGTGCACCGCGCTGAAGCAGGCGATGAGCAACGACATCAAGGTCGTGACCTACGACTCCGACACCAAGCCCGACTGCCGCAACGCCTTCGTCTCGCAGGCCTCCGCCGAGGATTTGGGCCGCACCGAGGTGCAGCTGCTCGCCGAACAGATCGGCTACAAGGGCGAGATCGCGATCCTGTCCGCCGCGCAGACCGCGACCAACCAGAACACCTGGATCGAGTTCATGAAGGACGAGCTCGAGAAGCCCGAGTACAAGGACATGAAGCTCGTCGAGATCGCCTACGGCAACGACGACGCCCAGCAGTCCTTCCAGCAGACCCAGGGCCTGCTCCAGGAGTACCCGAACCTGAAGGGGATCATCTCCCCGACCACCGTCGGCATCAAGGCCGCCGCCCAGTACCTGTCCGGCTCCAAGTACAAGGGCAAGGTCAAGCTGACCGGCCTCGGCACCCCGAACGACATGCGCAAGTACGTCAAGAACGGCACCGTCGAGGCGTTCGAGCTGTGGGACCCGGCCAAGCTCGGCGAACTCGCCGCGCGCACCGCCGTCGCGCTGGCCTCCGGACAGATCACCGGCAAGGAGGGCGAGACCTTCACCGCCGGCGGCATGGGCGAGTACACCATCGGCGAGGACGGCGTGATCAGCCTCGGCAAGCCGACCGTGTTCGACGCGAAGAACATCGACGACTACACCTTCTGA
- a CDS encoding L-rhamnose mutarotase: protein MQRVCFLLKVRQDKIAEYRERHAAVWPEMLDALSATGWHNYSLFLRDDGLLVGYLETENFEAALAGMEATDVNARWQAEMAPFFESLDGARPDEAMKPLTEVFHLA from the coding sequence ATGCAGCGCGTTTGTTTCCTGCTCAAGGTCCGCCAGGACAAGATCGCCGAGTACCGCGAACGCCACGCCGCCGTGTGGCCGGAGATGCTTGACGCGCTCTCGGCCACCGGCTGGCACAACTACTCGCTCTTCCTGCGCGACGACGGCCTGCTCGTCGGCTACCTGGAGACCGAGAATTTCGAGGCCGCCCTCGCCGGCATGGAGGCCACGGACGTCAACGCCCGCTGGCAGGCCGAGATGGCCCCGTTCTTCGAGTCACTGGACGGCGCCCGGCCCGACGAAGCCATGAAACCCCTCACCGAGGTCTTCCACCTCGCCTGA
- a CDS encoding BNR repeat-containing protein translates to MRRRTVLTTALAAAAATAPGVARAATPGPSVTPAGTTTLDHQAIYFVSYDGLVNNNSFQKNGLLTYQGHQYAAWYTADRNAVVGRRALGASTWQTVRAGHTLRYDDSHNVISLGVSKRDGRLHLNMDSHSDGFTYVKSVAGLMDDPAGLGWSAGLFGPPQSTLDGLALTSRFTYPQFIATPEGRLQLSYRAGVSGNGRNALAEYDGTRWTALGEWTGSTGTYTSAHGSSTARNMYLHGIDYDRRGRLHAFFTWREQNAAVMCASGGITNHDTGYVYSDDRGRTWRDDAGAVVGVTGSSDRVRVTDTGLVVDPLSPDHSLMNQESQFTDSAGRPHAIVSYVPGRFGQCTTDYVADRTAHGRAFHLRRTPAGTWRKTEIPVPLNSSQRTKLVLDRYDNAYAVLPYGRIAAASAASGHTDWKPLYDGAGLNAFGEVVVDETRIAQDGVLSVMYQEKSTGTTPSALRVADFRLPS, encoded by the coding sequence ATGAGACGACGTACCGTCCTCACCACCGCCCTGGCGGCCGCCGCGGCCACCGCCCCCGGCGTCGCGCGGGCCGCCACCCCCGGCCCCTCGGTCACCCCCGCGGGCACCACCACCCTCGACCACCAGGCGATCTACTTCGTCTCCTACGACGGCCTGGTCAACAACAACTCCTTCCAGAAGAACGGCCTGCTGACCTACCAGGGCCACCAGTACGCCGCCTGGTACACCGCCGACCGCAACGCCGTCGTCGGCCGCCGCGCCCTGGGCGCGAGCACCTGGCAGACCGTGCGGGCCGGCCACACACTGCGGTACGACGACTCCCACAACGTCATCTCCCTGGGCGTCTCGAAGAGGGACGGCCGGCTCCACCTGAACATGGACTCGCACAGCGACGGCTTCACCTACGTCAAGTCCGTCGCCGGACTCATGGACGATCCCGCGGGACTCGGCTGGAGCGCCGGCTTGTTCGGGCCGCCGCAGTCCACGCTCGACGGGCTCGCCCTCACCTCCCGGTTCACCTACCCCCAGTTCATCGCCACCCCGGAGGGCAGGCTCCAGCTCAGCTACCGCGCCGGAGTGTCCGGCAACGGACGCAACGCGCTCGCCGAGTACGACGGCACCAGGTGGACGGCGCTGGGGGAGTGGACCGGCTCCACCGGCACGTACACCAGCGCGCACGGCTCGTCCACCGCCCGCAACATGTACCTGCACGGCATCGACTACGACCGCCGCGGCCGGCTGCACGCCTTCTTCACCTGGCGGGAACAGAACGCCGCGGTGATGTGCGCGAGCGGCGGCATCACCAACCACGACACCGGCTACGTGTACTCCGACGACCGCGGCCGCACCTGGCGCGACGACGCGGGCGCGGTCGTCGGCGTCACCGGCTCCTCCGACCGGGTCCGCGTGACCGACACCGGTCTGGTCGTGGACCCGCTCAGCCCCGACCATTCCCTGATGAACCAGGAGAGCCAGTTCACCGACTCCGCGGGCCGGCCGCACGCGATCGTCTCCTACGTCCCCGGCCGCTTCGGCCAGTGCACCACGGACTACGTCGCCGACCGCACCGCCCACGGCCGCGCGTTCCACCTGCGCCGCACCCCCGCCGGCACCTGGCGCAAGACCGAGATCCCCGTCCCGCTGAACTCCAGCCAGCGCACCAAGCTGGTCCTGGACCGGTACGACAACGCCTACGCCGTCCTCCCGTACGGCCGCATCGCGGCCGCCTCCGCCGCCTCCGGGCACACGGACTGGAAGCCGCTGTACGACGGCGCGGGGCTGAACGCCTTCGGCGAGGTGGTGGTCGACGAGACGCGGATCGCCCAGGACGGCGTCCTGTCGGTGATGTACCAGGAGAAGTCCACCGGTACGACCCCGTCGGCGCTGCGCGTCGCCGACTTCCGGCTGCCCTCGTGA
- a CDS encoding LacI family DNA-binding transcriptional regulator codes for MAQSVGIKDVARAAGVSVGTVSNVINRPDTVATETRARVLSAIDRLGYVRSESARQLRAGRSRIMGLLVLDMGNPFFVDVARGAERAARDAGLGVMVCNSAQNPGEEAEYLSLFAEQRVRGVLLTPADATGRNIEAFRRHGIPFVLVDRVAEGATECSVSVDDVAGGALAVRHLVDAGHRTIAYVSGPPGLNQVRDRRTGALNALAEAGLGPEALRELPTERLDVAAGRDAGARLLGLADRPTAVFCANDLLALGVLQAMYAAGVSVPDDLAIVGYDDIEFAAAAAVPLTSVRQPAVTMGALAAELLLEETETDTSRRAHEHRRVVLQPELVVRRSSLAGR; via the coding sequence ATGGCCCAGTCGGTGGGTATCAAGGACGTCGCCCGCGCCGCCGGAGTCTCCGTGGGCACGGTCTCGAACGTCATCAACCGTCCGGACACGGTCGCCACCGAGACCCGGGCGCGCGTGCTGTCCGCGATCGACCGGCTCGGCTACGTCCGCAGCGAGTCCGCGCGCCAGCTGCGCGCGGGCCGCAGCCGGATCATGGGGCTGCTCGTGCTGGACATGGGCAACCCGTTCTTCGTCGACGTGGCGCGCGGCGCCGAGCGCGCCGCCCGGGACGCCGGGCTCGGCGTGATGGTCTGCAACAGCGCCCAGAACCCCGGCGAGGAGGCCGAGTACCTGTCGCTCTTCGCCGAGCAGCGGGTGCGCGGCGTGCTGCTCACCCCGGCCGACGCCACCGGCCGCAACATCGAGGCGTTCCGCCGCCACGGCATCCCGTTCGTGCTGGTCGACCGGGTCGCCGAGGGCGCCACCGAGTGCTCGGTCTCCGTCGACGACGTGGCGGGCGGCGCGCTGGCCGTACGCCACCTCGTCGACGCCGGGCACCGGACCATCGCGTACGTCAGCGGCCCGCCCGGCCTGAACCAGGTGCGCGACCGCCGCACCGGCGCGCTCAACGCGCTCGCCGAGGCCGGACTCGGCCCCGAGGCGCTGCGCGAGCTGCCCACCGAACGGCTCGACGTCGCCGCGGGCCGGGACGCCGGGGCGCGGCTGCTGGGCCTCGCCGACCGGCCGACCGCCGTCTTCTGCGCCAACGACCTGCTGGCCCTCGGCGTGCTCCAGGCCATGTACGCGGCCGGGGTCAGCGTCCCCGACGACCTCGCCATCGTCGGCTACGACGACATCGAGTTCGCCGCCGCCGCGGCCGTCCCGCTCACCTCGGTCCGCCAGCCCGCCGTCACCATGGGCGCGCTCGCCGCCGAACTGCTGCTGGAGGAGACCGAGACGGACACGAGCCGCCGCGCCCACGAACACCGCCGGGTCGTCCTCCAGCCGGAGCTGGTGGTACGGCGCTCCAGCCTCGCGGGACGCTGA
- a CDS encoding alpha/beta fold hydrolase: MSVSYRQPGVVLTDRHFTVPLDHADPAGETIELYAREVVAADKAHQELPWLLYLQGGPGFGANRFVGRQAWLGRALQEFRVLLLDQRGTGHSTPANRQTLPLRGGPAEQAGYLAHFRADGIVRDCELIRGQVTGGAPWTVLGQSFGGFCTVTYLSTAPEGLAAALVTGGLPSLDAHADDVYRAAYPRVERKVAAHYARYPQDVERARRIADHLLGHDVVLPNGYRLTVEAFQSLGILLGGSEGSHRLHYLLEHAFVRTPQGPRLSDAFQEEVQGLLSYAGHPLYALVHEAIYGQGGRPTAWAAERVRAEFPQFDATKALAGDGPLLFTGECVYPWMFDTDPALRPLRETAALLAARTDWPRLYDPARLAANEVPAAAAIYHDDMYVDTAHSLETARAIRGLRTWVTDEFEHDGIRAGGPRVLDRLLALVRDEV, translated from the coding sequence TTGAGCGTCAGCTACCGCCAGCCCGGCGTCGTCCTCACCGACCGCCACTTCACCGTGCCCCTCGACCACGCCGACCCGGCGGGCGAGACGATCGAGCTGTACGCGCGCGAGGTCGTCGCCGCGGACAAGGCGCACCAGGAGCTGCCCTGGCTGCTCTACCTCCAGGGCGGCCCCGGCTTCGGCGCCAACCGGTTCGTCGGCAGGCAGGCCTGGCTGGGCCGCGCCCTGCAGGAGTTCCGTGTCCTGCTGCTCGACCAGCGCGGCACCGGCCACTCCACGCCCGCCAACCGCCAGACCCTCCCGCTGCGCGGCGGCCCCGCCGAGCAGGCCGGTTACCTGGCCCACTTCCGCGCCGACGGGATCGTCAGGGACTGCGAGCTGATCCGCGGCCAGGTCACCGGCGGTGCCCCCTGGACCGTCCTCGGGCAGAGCTTCGGCGGCTTCTGCACGGTCACCTATCTCTCCACCGCCCCCGAGGGCCTCGCCGCCGCCCTCGTCACCGGCGGACTGCCCTCCCTCGACGCCCACGCCGACGACGTCTACCGGGCCGCCTACCCGCGCGTCGAACGCAAGGTCGCCGCCCACTACGCCCGCTACCCGCAGGACGTCGAGCGGGCCCGCCGGATCGCCGACCACCTGCTCGGCCACGACGTGGTCCTGCCCAACGGCTACCGGCTCACCGTCGAGGCCTTCCAGTCCCTCGGCATCCTCCTCGGCGGCAGCGAGGGCAGCCACCGCCTGCACTACCTGCTGGAGCACGCCTTCGTCCGCACCCCGCAGGGACCGCGGCTCTCCGACGCCTTCCAGGAGGAGGTGCAGGGCCTGCTGTCGTACGCCGGGCACCCCCTGTACGCGCTGGTCCACGAGGCGATCTACGGCCAGGGCGGGCGTCCCACCGCCTGGGCCGCCGAGCGGGTGCGCGCCGAGTTCCCGCAGTTCGACGCCACCAAGGCGCTCGCGGGCGACGGGCCGCTGCTGTTCACCGGCGAGTGCGTCTACCCGTGGATGTTCGACACCGACCCGGCGCTGCGCCCGCTGCGCGAGACCGCCGCACTCCTCGCCGCCCGCACCGACTGGCCGCGCCTGTACGACCCGGCCCGCCTCGCCGCCAACGAGGTCCCGGCCGCCGCCGCGATCTACCACGACGACATGTACGTCGACACCGCGCACTCCCTGGAGACGGCCCGCGCGATCAGGGGCCTGCGCACCTGGGTGACCGACGAGTTCGAGCACGACGGGATCCGCGCGGGCGGCCCGCGCGTCCTGGACCGCCTGCTCGCGCTGGTCCGGGACGAGGTGTAG
- a CDS encoding PIG-L family deacetylase has translation MTEITRLQPMPEDWTRALAVVAHPDDLEYGCSAAIAQWTEAGREVAYVLATRGEAGIDTLNPADAAPLREREQRASAAVVGVSVVEFLDHRDGVVEYGTALRRDIAAAIRRHRPELVITLNHRDTWGGVAWNTPDHVAVGRATLDAAADAGNRWIFPELVEQGLEPWNGVRWVAVAGSATPTHAVTATEAGLEAGVRSLLEHRAYIEALTDQDPETYVRQFLTTTTREAGERFGGAPAVAFELFPR, from the coding sequence ATGACAGAGATCACCCGGCTCCAGCCGATGCCCGAGGACTGGACCCGCGCCCTCGCGGTCGTCGCCCACCCCGACGACCTGGAGTACGGCTGCTCCGCGGCCATCGCCCAGTGGACGGAGGCGGGCCGCGAGGTCGCCTACGTCCTCGCCACCCGCGGCGAGGCCGGCATCGACACGCTCAACCCCGCGGACGCGGCGCCGCTGCGCGAGCGGGAGCAGCGGGCGAGCGCCGCGGTCGTCGGGGTGTCGGTGGTGGAGTTCCTGGACCACCGTGACGGCGTCGTCGAGTACGGCACCGCGCTGCGCCGTGACATCGCCGCCGCGATCCGCCGCCACCGCCCCGAGCTGGTGATCACCCTCAACCACCGGGACACCTGGGGCGGCGTCGCCTGGAACACCCCGGACCACGTCGCCGTCGGCCGCGCCACCCTCGACGCCGCCGCCGACGCCGGCAACCGCTGGATCTTCCCCGAGCTGGTCGAACAGGGCCTGGAGCCCTGGAACGGGGTGCGCTGGGTCGCCGTCGCCGGTTCCGCCACCCCCACCCACGCCGTGACGGCCACGGAGGCGGGCCTGGAAGCGGGGGTGCGCTCCCTCCTGGAGCACCGCGCGTACATCGAGGCCCTCACCGACCAGGACCCGGAGACCTACGTCCGGCAGTTCCTGACCACGACCACCCGGGAGGCGGGGGAGCGGTTCGGCGGAGCGCCGGCGGTGGCGTTCGAGCTGTTCCCCCGCTGA
- a CDS encoding VOC family protein has protein sequence MTDSPLRINALIVDAVEPERLAAFWSELLGRPVVGRMGPYVWLRREDGLGLGFQRTTEIRPGKNRMHFDITSPDPAAERQRVEQLGGRRLEEYAGGGFLVMADPEGNEFCIIPEGPFELDDEGRAHYLD, from the coding sequence ATGACGGACTCCCCCCTGCGGATCAACGCGCTCATCGTCGATGCCGTCGAGCCCGAACGGCTTGCCGCGTTCTGGTCCGAACTGCTCGGCAGGCCGGTCGTGGGCCGTATGGGCCCGTACGTGTGGCTGCGGCGGGAGGACGGCCTGGGCCTGGGCTTCCAGCGGACCACCGAGATCAGGCCGGGCAAGAACCGGATGCACTTCGACATCACCTCGCCCGACCCCGCAGCCGAGCGGCAGCGGGTCGAGCAGCTCGGCGGGCGCCGGCTGGAGGAGTACGCCGGTGGCGGATTCCTGGTGATGGCGGACCCCGAGGGCAACGAGTTCTGCATCATTCCGGAGGGCCCCTTCGAGCTCGACGACGAGGGGCGTGCGCACTACCTGGACTGA
- a CDS encoding pentapeptide repeat-containing protein: MRDHQGDLAELRGDCGSCFGLCCVALPFAASADFALDKPAGKPCPNLGGDHRCGIHDRLRGKGFAGCTVYDCFGAGQRVSQVVFGGADWRGAPPEHARRMFDVFPVVRQLHELLWYLTEALTLPAARPLHPDLRRARERTEALTRQTAEEIAALDVAAHRQEVNVLLLKTSERARAGIRGRGRDRRGADLTGARLRGADLRGADLRGAWLIAADLTGADLRGADLIGADLRDADLTDADLTGAFFLTQPQVSAARGGAGTRLPQSVSRPAHWTGAS; encoded by the coding sequence ATGCGTGATCACCAAGGTGACCTGGCCGAGCTGCGCGGTGACTGCGGCAGCTGTTTCGGGTTGTGCTGTGTCGCCCTGCCCTTCGCCGCCTCGGCGGACTTCGCCCTGGACAAGCCGGCCGGCAAGCCCTGCCCGAACCTCGGCGGCGACCACCGGTGCGGCATTCACGACCGGCTGCGCGGCAAGGGGTTCGCCGGATGCACGGTCTACGACTGCTTCGGCGCCGGACAGCGGGTCTCCCAGGTCGTCTTCGGCGGCGCGGACTGGCGGGGCGCGCCACCCGAGCACGCGCGCCGGATGTTCGACGTCTTCCCCGTCGTGCGGCAGCTGCACGAACTGCTCTGGTACCTCACCGAGGCCCTGACCCTGCCCGCCGCCCGCCCGCTCCACCCCGACCTGCGCCGCGCGCGGGAGCGCACCGAGGCGCTGACCCGGCAGACCGCCGAGGAGATCGCGGCGCTCGACGTCGCCGCGCACCGGCAGGAGGTCAACGTGCTGCTGCTCAAGACCAGCGAGCGGGCGCGGGCGGGCATCCGCGGGCGCGGGAGGGACCGCCGGGGCGCCGACCTGACGGGCGCCCGGCTCAGGGGCGCCGATCTGCGCGGCGCCGACCTGCGCGGCGCCTGGCTCATCGCGGCCGATCTGACCGGTGCCGATCTGCGCGGCGCGGACCTGATCGGCGCCGACCTGCGGGACGCCGATCTCACCGACGCCGATCTGACCGGCGCCTTCTTCCTCACCCAGCCGCAGGTGAGCGCCGCCCGCGGGGGAGCAGGCACCCGCCTGCCGCAATCGGTGAGCCGCCCGGCGCACTGGACCGGAGCGAGCTGA